Below is a window of Candidozyma auris chromosome 3, complete sequence DNA.
tatttgaagaattcaacCTTGCACTCCTCGACTGCGTTTCTGAACCTCTCCTTGCCATCTTTCCTTAGCTTCGTCAATTTTTCTACGTTGTGCTGGGTCAAGGGGTCGAGGGGTAAGCCTTGTAATTCTAATCTGGCAACTGTCTTTGCGATGTACCAGAATTTGATCTCGAAATCGGAGTCAACAAGCTCTAATATAGCCATGGGAGCTTTATCCTCGCCAAGTCTAGGCTCTAACTTGGTCACTCTGGTGAAGCCATGGGTTCTGTTCGTATACCTCTTgctgagctcttcaagcaCTTTTGACCCgacttccttcttgtctGGCGGCTGCAAATAGTTCAACGCTCTGACATTTTGGAATCGATATTCAAGTGGTTGGTCTTGAATCTGTCTGTTTTCGTGTAAAGCTTTTCCCAAGAATGCCTCGATTTTTGCCTGCGCCCTCTTGGCCTTGGTCCTGCCGGTGACGATGTACTCATGGCGTATTAAATTTGCACAGAGGTTTTTGTTCATCAGCTTGACGTGGCGAGCCACGTTAGCGTCGAACTTCTTTAAGGCGGGCATGACGCTTTGAATTGAAGACTTAAAGCTAACCTTGAGTAACTTTTTTCAGTATGCGGGGCGTGTACAAACCGATTtcggttgcaaatggtggATGTTACAACTGTGAACAGAATACGGCGATTTCATAGAGTCTCTCTATAAAGAAAATATTTTGGCTTCCTAATCACTTTCAGAGAATGGTGAAGACTTGTTATTTCATCCACTTGAGGATTCACACAAGCTCCGTTGGCTCACTTTGTTTGCTTGTGTTTCGCTCAAGAATACTGGTCAGAAACATATACCACTTTCAATGCTTGAAAACGGAGAGCTAACATTGACATGTGTGTCACATAGAAGGCTTTCCATGAAGTGTACTCTCCTCGTTATGTGATTTGAACAAGTATAAGCTCTATCTTCGATTCCAGCCCAACCGAAGCTTTACAAAGCTTGACtcagtcttcttcaattttgtgAGCATGTAATGAAATAACAAATCAAGCTAAATGCTTTTTGTGACTTCTACTGGCTACTTCTTATTGTAGTCTGCAACCAAATTCCTATACAAAGACTTcgtggccaagttggttAAGGCGTAAGACTGTTAATCTTAAGATCGTGAGTTCGACCCTCACCGAGGTcgccattttttttttttttaaccAACCGGCTCACCATACGAAGCAATACTGGCAGGGTGACTACTCACCTAAGAAGTCCTACGTCAACAGATCACAAACGTTCAAATGCTTACTATATATCACACGCCTTATTTCTTTCCGCTCTTCTTAATGCCACCACCGATTAATGGTCCGCCCTTCTTGGCCTGCtcagccaacttcttctttgcagcAGCATCGGCCTTCTGTTTAGCCTTAAAAGCAAggtcttcttcgtcgtAATCCtgactcttcttctttggagcctTCAATGGCTTTGCCTTTCCACCCTGACGTCCCGACATTTCTGGATGTATTGATTGATGCGTACGACACCTTTTTGTGTCTTCTCAATAATCCTGCAGCAACCTAGTAGAGGGCCACAGGCAATAGTGGTTATGGGATCCCCTAATCGAAAGGATAAAATCAGGTTATAATCGTGTGCTATTTTATTTAGCTCTTGCGTTTCATGTGTTGAAAGACCCTCCAGTTTCTCTCTTCTATTAGGGATCTATATGATACTCACGTAACtgtattttgcagccatttgaaCGCTCATAATCAATTACAGCCCCTACAGAACAGTTTATTCACGTCACAAATCAAGTATCATTCattggaagaggagaagaccAGATTTGCAGGTCGTGTTTAGCAAATTGTACAGGGGTAGAACCTTGGTGGTTATCAGTGGGGAAGCTAAGGGCCAATGAAATGCTCGCAGAAACAAATAATGCACCAGCCTGGTTatatggctgcaaaatgcatTCTTGCCAGACCAcctttggctgcaaaaagagTATTGCCTACCGCTTAGAGCCATCAGACCGTTAAGTAAGACGACAATGCCTCGAAGCCGTAACCACAACGGTAAGAGGGCAAAACACTTTCTTCCCggttctttttgaaattttttttttttttttgaagatatATATTTAGCTGCTTGTACTAATCTGAAAAAGCCAAGTATATTTGAGATATCAACATGGTGAAAAAGGCCACAAGGGCTGTTGAAGCCGGAATCAAAAAACCAATCCCAGTGACTCTACTTTCGGGCTTTTTGGGTTCAGGTAAAACCACTCTTTTGGAACACATTCTTACCAAGGAACATGGTCTTAAGATCGCCGTTATCATCAATGATATGTCCCAATTAAACATTGATGCTGATTTGGTTCAAAATCATCGTGTTTCTcagaaagaggaaaaatTGGTTCAGCTCCAAAACGGATGTATTTGCTGTACTCTTAGAGGTGACcttttggaggagttggTATCTCTTGCAAAAGACAGTGCCTTCGAAtacatcatcatcgaaTCGACCGGTATTTCGGAGCCCATGCAAGTAGCTGAAACTTTCACCACTGAATTTACTAATATGTATCTTGAAAACCAGGAAGGTGTCACCCCTGAGGATGAAAAAATATTGAAAGAAATTCAGGAGTTGGGTGGCCTCGAGAAGGTTGCTCAATTAGACACCTGTGTCACTGTTATCGATGGAAAAAACTTTTATCACAACTTGGAAACTACTGAATTTCTTGTGGACCGTTTCGGCTCGACTGGTCAAaacgaggaagagagaacTATCTGCGACCTCATGGTTGACCAAATTGAGTTTGCTGATGTCATCATTGTTAATAAAATGGACTTGGTCAGcaaaaagcagaagaagaaaatcttcaagacCATCAAGTCTCTCAATCCAGTTGCCAAGGTGATCAGGACCAACTACAGCCGTGTCGATGTCAATGACGTTGTTGGTACTGGGTTGTTTGACTTCgagaaagcttcttcttctgctggtTGGTTGCAGAGTCTTCACGAAATGACTAGAAGAGAAGCCTACGGCAACAAATTGACCCCTAAGCCTGAAACTGAAGAATACGGTATCAACAACTTCGTTTACAAGTCCAGAAGGCCATTCCATCCAGAGAGACTTTACAAGCTTATCAGAGACAAGTTCGTTGTGATTGAACTGTCTGGTCTTGCCGAAGAAGGTCAGGAAggtcaagaagctgaaaacGAAGAGGAGAGTGAGGATGAAGCtgacgaggatgaagatgacgaggatgaggGTGAAGACATAGacagtgaagatgacgaagaagactaCGTTGATCCCTCCGAAGAACAGATTATCAAAAATAAGAAGAACTCCAAGTTCGGTCCCGTGTTGCGTTCTAAAGGGTTCTTTTGGCTTGCATCTCGTCACATCATTCGTGGTGAATGGTCTTCCGCTGGTCCCATGCTCACTATGCGTGGAGGCATTCCTTGGTTTGCTGTTGCTGGTAAGGAGTTCTACCCACCAGAAGCTCAGGCTCTCATTGACAGAGACATGCAAGGTAAGTACGGTGATCGCAGAAATGAGATCGTATTTATCGGTTTGAGTATAGACAAGGACGCCATATCTGCAGAGCTCGACAAGTGtttgcttgatgatgaggagtaCAAGGTGTACGAGAAAATaaccaaagaaaagaatcttttcaaagttgaaaagGCTTTGCAGCAGGAGTTCGTTGATGGCTTCGAGCTGTGGATTGCATTTGACGAGCCTGAtgctgctgaagaagaacccaAGGTGGCAGCTCCAGAGATTCACAATGGTCACGTTCACAAGCCCAAGGCTGTCTCAAGTAAGAGTTAAAGGAGGATAGAGTATATTGATTGTAATTAGAGATAATGTTAACCCGCTTCGGTGTCTGCTTTACCAGCCTTAAAGTAGAAAGTAGGATAATTTGTAAGGAGAATAGTTAGAATTTGAGGAGACTGGGGAAATATTTAACTCCTTCATGCGGTTGATTGGGAGATTAAGCTTTCAATACTGTTAGCGGTAGACGCTGCTGGTTGGTAGAGAATGCAGAAGTCAGCATAGATCAAGTGAGGTTTAAGGGAAAGAGTCATACGTGCTAAACTTTCTTTGCTCGGGATTGTACTAAAGAAAAAGTATATGGATTAGAGAATGCTGGTATATGTACCTACTACTCACGAAGTGAACAATAATAGCTTGTGCGGGCAGCACCGGGGACCAGTGTGCACTTTTGCAAGAACTTCGGAATCACTACATCTTTCAGATCTTTATAGGTTATACCTACAAAACGAACCAAGTCTAAACTGTTATACTGGGAGCTTGGAAGTCCGTCACGAATCTTGGGAAGGTTTCCACATGGCTACTTGAGCCAAAGCGTGCCTCATACAACCTCTACCATTTGTTCTGTTCCCAATATTcaagagatcttgaagattaCTTGTTCTTTTGGTCCTAGCAgaaatttttttggaagtTGTTTAAATTGTGCTTGATCTCGCCTAAGGAAACATTATTATGTGTGGTAGAtaaatggttgcgaaaagcTGGTATCCATGATATGAGAGAACAGACACCGTTCACAACACATCAGAAGGTCCGTCATTCGATGATCCTTACTTCTAGATATAGAAGGACAAAACATAGGGGACTCTGGTTTCGTAGATTTGAATGTACCAATGCGGAAGGTGGTAGGATCGCTCGAGTTTCCCTCCTCGCTGCGTTTGTAATATATAAAGCGAACCTCTCTGGGTccccttctttttctttttcttcttctttttttttcctatTCTTCATTGAAGCTCTTATTTCAGACAAGTTCCTGAAATATATTCACTTCAATAAATCCAGAGACTCACACACAGAGCCTCAAGCACTTACAGACCCACAAAGTCTACAAAGCATCCAATACTAGTCCGTGTTAGACACTGCTAGTCACACAACTTACGAAGCATAAAACTTATCTCAATGTGCTTCACCCGTAACACTCAATGGCCAATTCTCGGTCAGCAAAAGGTGACTTACACCCAATTGGAGGTCCCTGTCAATCCTGAGGTTTCCAAATGGGCCTCGGTGTTACGTGCTTCTAAGGTACAAATAACCAAGGAAAGCaagagaaagcagaagcCCACGAAGGAGCCAAAAACTCCAACCTGGCCGACGCTTGGCAACAAAGATGTCGCTAAAAAGCTGGAGACACCTCGGTGGTGCTCTCTGGCTTTCAAGCCTAAGGTGGGCAATGAAAGCCCAAAACCCAAAGTAGCTAGGgatttcaaagaagccgATGCCATGCCGGTGGCCACGGTTGCTAAGGAGGTCAAGGCTAATAAGAAGGCAGAACTTGTCAAGGAGTTAAACCATGTCAATTGGCCTACACTCGGCAACATCACCACTCAACAGGATGTTGTGAAGGATGAGGCACCCATGTGGTGTCATGTCCTCAAGGACAAGAGACCGGACAACTCTCCGgttgtgaagaaggagttggcgCCTCTagaggcagagaagaagaccgTTGGGTCTTGGGTCGTCGAGGACGTTAACAGGGTGAAGACTACACCTGCCGAGGCAGTCGAGAAGGTCAAAGCAGTTAAGACTGTCGAACCGGTGAAGGTCGACGACGAGGTGAAGGCTGTTGAGCAGGTCAAGGTGGCTACATCAGTGAAGGAGGTGAAGGCAGTCGAGCGAgtgaaagagttgaaggGCGGTGAAACAGTAAAGGTAGACGGTACAAAGAAAGTCGAGTTGGTACATGACGCCgagaagacgaagaagaagaagaaggcagGGAAGAAACTCAGAAAAGCGAAGCAAGAGAGGAAACGCAAACATGTCAGAAACAAGTCGGTGTgggcaaagaaggaagttAAGCCCGTGGAGGCAGTCGCATCCGCTGAGGTAGTTGAGCCCGTTAAGGTAGTCGACAAACTTGAGGACGT
It encodes the following:
- the MRPL8 gene encoding mitochondrial 54S ribosomal protein bL17m translates to MPALKKFDANVARHVKSMNKNLCANLIRHEYIVTGRTKAKRAQAKIEAFLGKALHENRQIQDQPLEYRFQNVRALNYLQPPDKKEVGSKVLEELSKRYTNRTHGFTRVTKLEPRLGEDKAPMAILELVDSDFEIKFWYIAKTVARLELQGLPLDPLTQHNVEKLTKLRKDGKERFRNAVEECKVEFFKYDPEEGRVTSPEVETNLRNKPVDSEVQAGVKAPWASKSRLNTKPRPEKKTVELPKSPFLA